One Brachybacterium kimchii genomic window carries:
- a CDS encoding potassium channel family protein: MHFVIMGCGRVGAMLAHKTLRIGHEVTVIDRDPVAFQRLGRDFPGRCVTGIGFDRETLEEAEIRSAAGFAAVSSGDNSNIIAARVVREEYGLRNVVARIYDPRRAEVYERLGVATVATVRWTSAQMLGRLIPGAASREYQDISGKVTMIAVVPDESWMAAPLSRIEQETGARVALLTRLGEGVLPGPATRLQEGDVLHLMVPTPRLPEIESTLAHARGGDTGGPAGRVGTGGAEEETR, encoded by the coding sequence GTGCACTTCGTGATCATGGGCTGCGGACGCGTGGGGGCGATGCTCGCCCACAAGACCCTCCGCATCGGGCACGAGGTCACGGTGATCGATCGCGATCCCGTGGCCTTCCAGCGCCTGGGACGTGACTTCCCCGGCCGCTGCGTGACGGGCATCGGCTTCGACCGCGAGACCCTCGAGGAGGCCGAGATTCGCTCCGCCGCGGGCTTCGCGGCCGTCTCCAGCGGCGACAACTCCAACATCATCGCCGCCCGTGTGGTGCGCGAGGAGTACGGGCTGCGCAACGTCGTCGCCCGCATCTACGACCCGCGCCGCGCCGAGGTCTACGAGCGCCTGGGCGTCGCGACCGTGGCGACCGTGCGCTGGACGAGCGCCCAGATGCTGGGGCGTCTGATCCCCGGCGCTGCGAGCCGCGAGTACCAGGACATCTCCGGGAAGGTCACGATGATCGCCGTGGTGCCCGACGAGTCCTGGATGGCCGCGCCGCTGTCCAGGATCGAACAGGAGACCGGGGCGCGCGTGGCGCTGCTCACCCGACTCGGCGAGGGCGTGCTGCCGGGTCCCGCGACCCGCCTGCAGGAGGGGGACGTGCTGCATCTGATGGTGCCGACACCGCGCCTGCCCGAGATCGAGAGCACCCTCGCCCATGCGCGCGGCGGCGACACCGGCGGCCCCGCCGGGAGGGTCGGGACCGGCGGCGCCGAGGAGGAGACGCGATGA
- a CDS encoding potassium channel family protein, whose product MRVVIIGAGSVGRSIARELLTKGRSVTLVDRSVSPDKRTSVTGVQWVEGDAAELAVLSEADVASADVVVAATGDDKVNLVASMLSKTEFLVPRTVARVSHPSNEWMFGDMWGVDVAVSTPRTMTALVEEAVSVGRIVKIFSFSGSRTDMVEITIPRRSPIVGRLVGSMRWPASCVLVGIIRDGQPIAPSAHDALEAHDELMFLAESEHLQALEELLAPPSAPQDPEELPSIRTEEMPSVRPEER is encoded by the coding sequence ATGAGGGTCGTCATCATCGGCGCCGGCAGCGTGGGCCGCTCGATCGCCCGCGAGCTGCTGACCAAGGGCCGCTCGGTCACGCTCGTCGACCGCTCCGTCTCCCCGGACAAGCGCACCTCGGTCACCGGCGTGCAGTGGGTCGAGGGCGACGCGGCCGAGCTCGCCGTGCTCTCGGAGGCCGACGTGGCTTCGGCCGACGTGGTCGTCGCCGCGACCGGCGACGACAAGGTCAACCTCGTCGCCTCCATGCTCTCGAAGACGGAGTTCCTGGTGCCGCGCACCGTCGCCCGCGTCTCCCACCCCTCGAACGAGTGGATGTTCGGGGACATGTGGGGCGTGGACGTGGCGGTCTCCACGCCGCGCACGATGACGGCCCTCGTCGAGGAGGCCGTGAGCGTGGGCCGGATCGTGAAGATCTTCAGCTTCTCCGGCTCGCGCACCGACATGGTCGAGATCACGATCCCGCGCCGCAGCCCGATCGTCGGACGCCTGGTGGGCTCGATGCGATGGCCCGCCTCGTGCGTGCTCGTGGGCATCATCCGCGACGGGCAGCCGATCGCCCCGTCGGCCCACGACGCCCTCGAGGCGCACGACGAGCTCATGTTCCTCGCCGAGTCGGAGCACCTGCAGGCCCTCGAGGAGCTGCTCGCACCGCCGAGCGCACCGCAGGACCCCGAGGAGCTGCCGAGCATCCGCACCGAGGAGATGCCCAGCGTGCGCCCCGAGGAGCGCTGA
- a CDS encoding DUF3159 domain-containing protein → MSSAQRPEERAAGRAEDATAGRPGRAAPRSDHAAPRSGMGAVLAGEEFSVGDALGGPRGIVESVLPTALFVVLFVITRSIPIAGGAAVAVVLVALVVRLVQRQNPSQVLGGLIGVTVGAIWALRSGQGTDFYVPGLITNAVAAAVLVVSILARYPLVGVVVGLLDPRVAAWRGKPLARRAYTQATWLFVGLYVLKLAVQLPLYLSGQVAALGVAKLVMGLPLFALVVWLVWMLHRSVRARLEAEAESAPDATV, encoded by the coding sequence GTGAGCTCTGCGCAGCGACCGGAGGAGAGGGCCGCTGGGCGCGCCGAGGACGCGACCGCTGGGCGGCCGGGCCGCGCCGCGCCGCGCTCGGACCACGCCGCGCCGCGCTCGGGAATGGGCGCTGTGCTCGCGGGCGAGGAGTTCTCCGTCGGCGACGCCCTCGGCGGCCCGCGAGGGATCGTCGAATCCGTCCTGCCCACGGCGCTGTTCGTGGTGCTGTTCGTGATCACCCGGTCGATCCCGATCGCGGGCGGGGCGGCCGTGGCCGTCGTCTTGGTCGCGCTCGTGGTGCGGCTCGTGCAGCGTCAGAACCCCTCGCAGGTGCTCGGCGGGCTGATCGGCGTGACCGTCGGCGCGATCTGGGCGCTGCGCTCGGGACAGGGCACCGACTTCTACGTGCCCGGGCTGATCACGAACGCGGTGGCCGCCGCCGTGCTCGTGGTCTCGATCCTGGCGCGCTACCCGCTGGTCGGCGTCGTCGTCGGCCTCCTGGACCCGCGCGTCGCCGCCTGGCGCGGGAAGCCCCTCGCCCGGCGCGCCTACACGCAGGCGACCTGGCTGTTCGTCGGCCTCTACGTGCTCAAGCTCGCCGTGCAGCTCCCGCTCTACCTGAGCGGGCAGGTCGCCGCGCTCGGCGTCGCGAAGCTCGTCATGGGACTGCCGCTGTTCGCGCTCGTGGTGTGGCTGGTGTGGATGCTGCACCGCTCGGTGCGCGCCCGCCTCGAGGCGGAGGCGGAGAGCGCCCCGGACGCGACGGTCTGA
- a CDS encoding DUF3710 domain-containing protein, whose product MGLFSRKDKDTGRAEETGTAEGRDDEAAAEQALSTDEKDDASASMTSGDAAVGPEQASSEAQEPAAGDEALGGDHLEDGPLDAADAPEEDRIDLGGLLVPMIEGMELRMEMDQRTRAVTGANLVIEGSSLQVQAFAAPKSRALWDEVRTSLRGSVVEQGGTAETRPGPFGTELIARLPVKRSDGRVGYRPARFIGVDGPRWLLRAILSGPALGDAEASRAFETLISRIVVVRGSDAMAPQELIPLNLPGQRPGLVPAEDTTLNPLERGPEITEIG is encoded by the coding sequence ATGGGACTGTTCTCCCGCAAGGACAAGGACACAGGCAGGGCCGAGGAGACAGGAACGGCCGAGGGCCGGGACGACGAGGCCGCCGCCGAGCAGGCGCTGTCGACGGACGAGAAGGACGACGCCTCGGCGTCGATGACGTCCGGCGATGCCGCGGTCGGCCCCGAGCAGGCGAGCTCGGAGGCCCAGGAGCCCGCCGCCGGGGACGAGGCGCTCGGCGGCGACCACCTCGAGGACGGGCCCCTCGACGCGGCCGATGCCCCCGAGGAGGACCGCATCGACCTGGGCGGACTCCTCGTGCCGATGATCGAGGGCATGGAGCTGCGCATGGAGATGGACCAGCGCACCCGGGCCGTCACCGGGGCGAACCTCGTCATCGAGGGCTCCTCATTGCAGGTCCAGGCGTTCGCGGCCCCGAAGTCGCGCGCGCTGTGGGACGAGGTGCGCACCTCGCTGCGCGGCTCCGTCGTCGAGCAGGGCGGCACCGCGGAGACCCGGCCGGGCCCCTTCGGCACCGAGCTCATCGCGCGCCTGCCCGTCAAGCGCTCCGACGGCCGCGTCGGCTACCGGCCCGCGCGCTTCATCGGGGTCGACGGCCCGCGCTGGCTGCTGCGGGCGATCCTCTCCGGCCCGGCCCTCGGCGACGCCGAGGCCTCGCGCGCCTTCGAGACCCTGATCTCGCGCATCGTGGTGGTGCGGGGCAGCGATGCCATGGCTCCCCAGGAGCTCATCCCGCTGAACCTCCCCGGGCAGCGACCCGGTCTGGTCCCCGCCGAGGACACCACGCTGAACCCGCTCGAGCGCGGGCCCGAGATCACGGAGATCGGCTGA
- the dut gene encoding dUTP diphosphatase: MTIDEQAAAEPGGAPRMPVVLAEEAVLPYRAHAHDAGFDLISSEELVIPALGRALVGTGVSLALPEGTVGLVCPRSGLAVRHGVTVLNGPGVVDAGYRGEVRVPLVNLDGEQEFAVHRGDRIAQLVVVPFVAPRLEVVADLEESERADRGFGSSGGLRAAEDPGVTVISTEGAAATAAGADGKE; encoded by the coding sequence ATGACCATCGACGAACAGGCCGCGGCCGAGCCCGGGGGAGCGCCCCGCATGCCGGTCGTGCTCGCGGAGGAGGCCGTGCTGCCCTACCGCGCGCACGCGCACGACGCCGGCTTCGACCTCATCAGCTCCGAGGAACTCGTGATCCCCGCCCTGGGCAGGGCCCTGGTGGGAACGGGCGTGAGCCTCGCCCTGCCGGAGGGGACGGTGGGCCTGGTGTGCCCGCGTTCCGGGCTCGCCGTGCGCCACGGGGTGACCGTTCTCAACGGACCCGGCGTCGTGGACGCCGGCTACCGCGGCGAGGTCAGGGTGCCGCTGGTGAACCTCGACGGCGAGCAGGAGTTCGCGGTCCACCGCGGGGACCGCATCGCGCAGCTCGTGGTGGTGCCCTTCGTCGCACCGCGCCTCGAGGTGGTCGCCGACCTCGAGGAGAGCGAGCGCGCCGACCGCGGCTTCGGCTCGAGCGGCGGCCTGCGGGCCGCCGAGGATCCGGGCGTGACCGTGATCTCGACCGAGGGCGCCGCCGCGACCGCGGCCGGCGCCGACGGGAAGGAGTGA
- a CDS encoding DUF3093 domain-containing protein, producing MPDASADSARPRALSDAAPLHRERLLPSIGVWIVGVAFGSVLGVILVPLSHALSLAVGIVGVVGVCVMLAMASPVLEVSGAALRAGRAQIPVDLLGEPEVLDKEGWTVAMSVGFEPLAFHLTRGWVHTGVRVPVLDEADPTPAWVLSTRRPEDLALALRSARSQRS from the coding sequence ATGCCCGACGCCTCCGCCGACTCCGCCCGTCCCCGCGCGCTCTCCGATGCCGCCCCGCTCCATCGCGAGAGGCTCCTGCCCAGCATCGGCGTCTGGATCGTGGGGGTCGCGTTCGGCAGCGTCCTGGGGGTCATCCTGGTGCCGCTGTCCCATGCGCTCTCGCTGGCCGTGGGGATCGTCGGCGTCGTCGGCGTGTGCGTGATGCTCGCGATGGCGAGCCCGGTCCTCGAGGTCTCGGGCGCCGCCCTGAGGGCGGGACGCGCGCAGATCCCCGTGGATCTGCTGGGCGAGCCCGAGGTCCTCGACAAGGAGGGCTGGACCGTCGCGATGTCCGTGGGCTTCGAACCCCTCGCCTTCCATCTCACGCGCGGGTGGGTGCACACGGGCGTGCGCGTGCCGGTGCTCGACGAGGCGGATCCCACCCCGGCGTGGGTGCTCTCCACGCGTCGGCCCGAGGATCTCGCCCTGGCCCTGCGCAGCGCGCGCTCCCAGCGCTCCTGA
- a CDS encoding DUF4193 domain-containing protein has protein sequence MATDYDAPRKNDDESSEDSIEELKGRRNEAATPAVDEDEAEVADGYELPGADLSGEELSVRVLPRQADEFTCGSCFLVKHRSQIDHVEGTVIICKECA, from the coding sequence ATGGCCACTGATTACGACGCACCGCGCAAGAACGACGACGAGTCCTCCGAGGATTCGATCGAGGAGCTGAAGGGCCGCCGGAACGAGGCCGCGACCCCCGCGGTCGACGAGGACGAGGCCGAGGTCGCCGACGGCTACGAGCTCCCGGGGGCGGACCTCTCCGGCGAGGAGCTGTCCGTGCGCGTGCTCCCGCGCCAGGCGGACGAGTTCACCTGCGGGAGCTGCTTCCTGGTGAAGCACCGCAGCCAGATCGACCATGTCGAGGGCACGGTCATCATCTGCAAGGAATGCGCCTGA
- the sepH gene encoding septation protein SepH, producing the protein MRELELDGIHDDGEHIVLRDLDGEQYTLRIDEALRAAVRRDRPALGLIQSSEATALRPREIQALLRGGRTADEISEMASIDVEHVRRYEGPVLAERGFTAERARTFKVDRSGGPVLDEIVTERLAARQALEGLRWDAWRLPDGTWNLELVFRSGGRDREAHWIADMTRQVVVAEDDEARWLSLDDDALDQPVAGRARLTSLKSSVYDQESDVDGASARPRRTAPRSLGRQAPAHEDHPSRGATGAGASSGPSARGARGDAFDEDALDALNARRGLRSVPASLDDEPTWSTLEEDEERSTRSADEDALREYSDSPREDLPEDVDEDDVDGGASADDEDLEVTGGPEGDVDTERDGSGAEDTDAEPEPLVVPGRTLEESVATGDRGAEDEPSAASGSDGKDLGSGVAPAANDTVDLTPLPGFDDVAYSPAEDSDAQAPEGGDGQQGKATGQRSGSKEKKSGKGEKKSSSSRAKRSSIPSWDEIVFGSKHD; encoded by the coding sequence ATGCGAGAGCTCGAGCTCGACGGGATCCATGACGACGGCGAGCACATCGTCCTGCGCGATCTCGACGGCGAGCAGTACACGCTGAGGATCGACGAGGCGCTGCGCGCGGCCGTGCGCCGCGACCGACCGGCCCTGGGGCTGATCCAGTCCTCGGAGGCGACGGCGCTGCGCCCGCGCGAGATCCAGGCGCTGCTGCGCGGGGGCCGCACGGCCGACGAGATCTCCGAGATGGCCTCGATCGACGTGGAGCACGTGCGCCGCTACGAGGGCCCCGTCCTCGCCGAGCGCGGCTTCACCGCCGAGCGCGCCCGCACCTTCAAGGTCGACCGCTCCGGCGGCCCGGTCCTCGACGAGATCGTCACCGAACGGCTGGCCGCCCGGCAGGCCCTCGAGGGCCTGCGCTGGGACGCCTGGCGCCTGCCGGACGGCACCTGGAACCTCGAACTGGTCTTCCGCTCCGGCGGCCGGGATCGCGAGGCGCACTGGATCGCCGACATGACCCGCCAGGTCGTGGTCGCGGAGGACGACGAGGCCCGCTGGCTGAGCCTCGACGACGACGCGCTCGACCAGCCCGTCGCGGGTCGCGCGCGACTCACCTCGCTCAAGAGCTCCGTCTACGACCAGGAGTCCGACGTCGACGGCGCCTCCGCCCGTCCTCGTCGCACGGCGCCGCGCAGCCTCGGCCGCCAGGCCCCTGCCCACGAGGACCACCCCTCGCGCGGCGCGACCGGAGCCGGAGCATCCTCCGGCCCCTCCGCGCGCGGAGCGCGGGGCGACGCCTTCGACGAGGACGCCCTGGACGCGCTCAACGCCCGCCGCGGCCTGCGGTCCGTCCCCGCCTCCCTGGACGACGAGCCGACCTGGTCCACCCTCGAGGAGGACGAGGAGCGCAGCACCCGCTCGGCCGATGAGGACGCGCTGCGCGAATACTCCGACTCCCCCCGCGAGGACCTGCCGGAGGACGTCGACGAGGACGACGTCGACGGCGGCGCCTCGGCCGATGACGAGGACCTCGAGGTCACCGGTGGCCCCGAGGGCGACGTCGACACGGAGCGCGATGGCTCGGGCGCCGAGGACACGGACGCCGAGCCGGAGCCCCTCGTGGTCCCGGGGCGCACGCTCGAGGAGTCCGTCGCCACCGGCGATCGCGGAGCGGAGGACGAGCCGTCCGCGGCCTCGGGCTCCGACGGGAAGGACCTCGGCTCCGGCGTCGCCCCCGCGGCGAACGACACCGTGGACCTGACTCCCCTTCCGGGCTTCGACGACGTCGCCTACTCCCCCGCGGAGGACTCCGACGCGCAGGCTCCCGAGGGCGGCGACGGCCAGCAGGGCAAGGCCACGGGCCAGCGCTCCGGGAGCAAGGAGAAGAAGTCCGGCAAGGGCGAGAAGAAGTCGTCGTCCTCG